A single window of Nicotiana sylvestris chromosome 5, ASM39365v2, whole genome shotgun sequence DNA harbors:
- the LOC104239207 gene encoding uncharacterized protein produces MALRQQLKNVKTLLQKCDGGEVPLHHPLFYAAQGLRYRKLQVILTTSIDKLGKAGETVKVAPGYFRNHLMPKLLAVPNIDKYRHLMEDQRKLYQREEVEEVKIVPATKEDKMKEYQMAANRLDRTKLVLRKLAKKPLMKDDSGRTFIQEPIGKDEIVAEVVRQLSVHIEPEHLVLDTPLHVMGEFEIPLRMPRSIPLPEGKVQWILQVKIRGR; encoded by the exons ATGGCTCTGCGGCAACAGCTGAAGAATGTGAAAACCTTGTTGCAGAAATGTGATGGAGGAGAAGTACCTTTGCACCATCCCTTATTCTACGCCGCTCAAGGTCTTCGATACCGAAAACTACAAGTCATTCTCACTACT AGCATAGACAAGCTTGGAAAAGCAGGGGAAACGGTGAAAGTAGCACCTGGGTATTTTCGCAACCATCTTATGCCCAAATTGCTGGCTGTACCCAATATCGACAAGTACAGGCATCTTATGGAAGATCAGCGAAAG CTTTACCAACGTGAGGAAGTTGAAGAGGTTAAAATAGTTCCAGCAACCAAGGAAGATAAGATGAAAGAATACCAGATGGCAGCAAACCGCCTGGATAGAACTAAGTTG GTTCTTAGAAAACTCGCAAAGAAACCGTTGATGAAAGATGACAGTGGTAGGACTTTCATTCAGGAACCTATTGGAAAAGATGAAATTGTGGCTGAG GTGGTGAGACAGCTCTCTGTTCATATTGAACCGGAACATTTGGTTCTGGATACGCCTTTGCATGTGATGGGTGAGTTTGAAATACCACTGCGGATGCCGAGGTCCATTCCTTTGCCAGAGGGTAAGGTTCAATGGATTCTGCAAGTGAAAATTAGGGGCAGATGA